In Kaistella sp. 97-N-M2, the sequence TGTGGAGTCCGGATGTTTATCAGGGTTCACCCTCGCTGATCACCACTTTCATGATGTCGGTTGTTAAAATTGCAGCTTTCTTCGCGTTCTTCAAAATGATGACGATCGGATTTCTCGGAATCACGGGCGAATGGATCAACATCGTGGGCGTCCTCATCATCATCACACTTTTCCTGGCGAATGTGATGGGTCTGGCACAAAGCAATGCAAAAAGAATGTTGGCTTACTCTTCCGTCTCCCACGTTGGATATTTAGGTTTGATTTTCTTTGGTTTGAATAACTTGTCTGCTTATAATTTAGCCTTCTATTTATTTGCTTATTCCCTTGCCACACTTGGTGTAATGATGTGCCTGATCTGGGTTGAAAAACTGAAGCGCGAAACTTCTTACGATGCTTTTCGTGGATTGGCGCATTCCGAACCGATTTTGGCGGTGGTTGCGGCTTTGTCTATGCTTTCGATGGCCGGGATTCCCTTAACCGCAGGTTTCATGGGGAAATTTGGCATTTTTGCGCAAGCGATAAAAACAACGCCTTTCCTCGTACTGGTCGCTGTTCTAGGCTCTGCAATTTCCATCGCTTACTATTTACGGTTGATTATGGTCATGTTTTTCCCAAAGGAAAGCAGTTTCAAAACTTCCGAGAAAGTGTCGGTGACCTACAACATTATCGCCGTATTTTTGATTTTTGCCTTGGTGGCTTTAGGGGTTTTCCCGGATTTATTTGCGAAACAGTTTGGTTTATAAAACTCCACTTTTAAATATTTTTAAACGCAGTTCTTCGGAGCTGCGTTTTTTTTATGTTAAACATTAATCATTTGATTAAACCATTTGTTTAAATCAGAATAATAGTTTTATCTTTGTTAAATAAATTTACGAAGATGACTGAAGCAGAACTTTCTACCGAAGACAAAATACTTTTAGCAGCTTCGAAAGTTTTTACAGAAAAAGGGTATTCCGGCACGCGAACGCGCGACATCGCCGAAGAA encodes:
- a CDS encoding NADH-quinone oxidoreductase subunit N, whose translation is MGVLIIVFLTAVAALFAGVFEKGKYSRYIGILGLIIAFYVSFLPELAFFNQYRSMFEYGANAALFTKISLVVTLLIFFLGGFAFSNHRSHQSELYALMLFSLCGGIVLFGFQNLVTLFLGIEILSIPLYVLAGSNKTDLRSNEASIKYFLMGAFATGFLLFGIALIYGSASTFDLYKIHDFSLSNPKNLMFSMGAVLMLVALAFKVSMAPFHMWSPDVYQGSPSLITTFMMSVVKIAAFFAFFKMMTIGFLGITGEWINIVGVLIIITLFLANVMGLAQSNAKRMLAYSSVSHVGYLGLIFFGLNNLSAYNLAFYLFAYSLATLGVMMCLIWVEKLKRETSYDAFRGLAHSEPILAVVAALSMLSMAGIPLTAGFMGKFGIFAQAIKTTPFLVLVAVLGSAISIAYYLRLIMVMFFPKESSFKTSEKVSVTYNIIAVFLIFALVALGVFPDLFAKQFGL